A genomic stretch from Theropithecus gelada isolate Dixy chromosome 2, Tgel_1.0, whole genome shotgun sequence includes:
- the GPX1 gene encoding glutathione peroxidase 1 isoform X3 produces MCAARLAAAAVYAFSARPLAGGEPVSLGSLRGKENAKNEEILNSLKYVRPGGGFEPNFMLFEKCEVNGAGAHPLFAFLREALPAPSDDATALMTDPKLITWSPVCRNDVAWNFEKFLVGPDGVPVRRYSRRFQTIDIEPDIEALLSQGPSSA; encoded by the exons ATGTGTGCTGCTCGGCTAGCGGCGGCGGCGGTGTACGCCTTCTCGGCGCGCCCGCTGGCCGGCGGGGAGCCTGTGAGCCTGGGCTCCCTAAGGGGCAAG GAGAACGCCAAGAACGAAGAGATTCTGAATTCTCTCAAGTACGTCCGACCTGGTGGTGGGTTCGAGCCCAACTTCATGCTCTTCGAGAAGTGCGAGGTGAACGGTGCAGGGGCGCACCCTCTCTTCGCCTTCCTGCGGGAGGCCCTGCCAGCCCCCAGCGACGATGCCACTGCGCTCATGACTGATCCCAAGCTCATCACCTGGTCTCCGGTGTGCCGCAACGATGTTGCCTGGAACTTCGAGAAGTTCCTGGTGGGCCCTGACGGTGTGCCCGTACGCAGGTACAGCCGCCGCTTCCAGACCATTGACATCGAGCCTGACATCGAAGCCCTCCTGTCTCAAGGTCCCAGCAGTGCCTAG
- the RHOA gene encoding transforming protein RhoA isoform X6 — translation MAAIRKKLVIVGDGACGKTCLLIVFSKDQFPEVYVPTVFENYVADIEVDGKQKTSQKSGPRKSSISVPTCPSSWLGIRRIFGMMSTQGGS, via the exons ATGGCTGCCATCCGGAAGAAACTAGTGATTGTTGGTGATGGAGCCTGTGGAAAGACATGCTTGCTCATAGTCTTCAGCAAGGACCAGTTCCCAGAGGTGTATGTGCCCACAGTGTTTGAGAACTATGTGGCAGATATCGAGGTGGATGGAAAACAG aaaacatcCCAGAAAAGTGGACCCCGGAAGTCAAGCATTTCTGTCCCAACGTGCCCATCATCCTGGTTGGGAATAAGAAGGATCTTCGGAATGATGAGCACACAAGGCGGGAGCTAG
- the RHOA gene encoding transforming protein RhoA isoform X5, producing the protein MAAIRKKLVIVGDGACGKTCLLIVFSKDQFPEVYVPTVFENYVADIEVDGKQEPVKPEEGRDMANRIGAFGYMECSAKTKDGVREVFEMATRAALQARRGKKKSGCLVL; encoded by the exons ATGGCTGCCATCCGGAAGAAACTAGTGATTGTTGGTGATGGAGCCTGTGGAAAGACATGCTTGCTCATAGTCTTCAGCAAGGACCAGTTCCCAGAGGTGTATGTGCCCACAGTGTTTGAGAACTATGTGGCAGATATCGAGGTGGATGGAAAACAG gAGCCGGTGAAACCTGAAGAAGGCAGAGATATGGCAAACAGGATTGGTGCTTTTGGGTACATGGAGTGTTCAGCAAAGACCAAAGATGGAGTGAGAGAGGTTTTTGAAATGGCTACGAGAGCTGCTCTGCAAGCTAGACGTGGGAAGAAAAAATCTGGGTGCCTTGTCTTGTGA
- the RHOA gene encoding transforming protein RhoA isoform X1 has protein sequence MAAIRKKLVIVGDGACGKTCLLIVFSKDQFPEVYVPTVFENYVADIEVDGKQVELALWDTAGQEDYDRLRPLSYPDTDVILMCFSIDSPDSLENIPEKWTPEVKHFCPNVPIILVGNKKDLRNDEHTRRELAKMKQEPVKPEEGRDMANRIGAFGYMECSAKTKDGVREVFEMATRAALQARRGKKKSGCLVL, from the exons ATGGCTGCCATCCGGAAGAAACTAGTGATTGTTGGTGATGGAGCCTGTGGAAAGACATGCTTGCTCATAGTCTTCAGCAAGGACCAGTTCCCAGAGGTGTATGTGCCCACAGTGTTTGAGAACTATGTGGCAGATATCGAGGTGGATGGAAAACAG GTAGAGTTGGCTTTGTGGGACACAGCTGGGCAGGAAGATTATGATCGCCTGAGGCCCCTCTCCTACCCAGATACCGATGTTATACTGATGTGTTTTTCCATCGACAGCCCTGATAGTTTAG aaaacatcCCAGAAAAGTGGACCCCGGAAGTCAAGCATTTCTGTCCCAACGTGCCCATCATCCTGGTTGGGAATAAGAAGGATCTTCGGAATGATGAGCACACAAGGCGGGAGCTAGCCAAGATGAAGCAG gAGCCGGTGAAACCTGAAGAAGGCAGAGATATGGCAAACAGGATTGGTGCTTTTGGGTACATGGAGTGTTCAGCAAAGACCAAAGATGGAGTGAGAGAGGTTTTTGAAATGGCTACGAGAGCTGCTCTGCAAGCTAGACGTGGGAAGAAAAAATCTGGGTGCCTTGTCTTGTGA
- the GPX1 gene encoding glutathione peroxidase 1 isoform X1, translating to MCAARLAAAAVYAFSARPLAGGEPVSLGSLRGKVLLIENVASLUGTTVRDYTQMNELQRRLGPRGLVVLGFPCNQFGHQENAKNEEILNSLKYVRPGGGFEPNFMLFEKCEVNGAGAHPLFAFLREALPAPSDDATALMTDPKLITWSPVCRNDVAWNFEKFLVGPDGVPVRRYSRRFQTIDIEPDIEALLSQGPSSA from the exons ATGTGTGCTGCTCGGCTAGCGGCGGCGGCGGTGTACGCCTTCTCGGCGCGCCCGCTGGCCGGCGGGGAGCCTGTGAGCCTGGGCTCCCTAAGGGGCAAGGTGCTACTTATCGAGAATGTGGCGTCCCTCTGAGGCACCACGGTCCGGGACTACACCCAGATGAACGAGCTGCAGCGGCGCCTTGGGCCCCGGGGCCTGGTGGTGCTCGGCTTCCCGTGCAACCAGTTTGGGCATCAG GAGAACGCCAAGAACGAAGAGATTCTGAATTCTCTCAAGTACGTCCGACCTGGTGGTGGGTTCGAGCCCAACTTCATGCTCTTCGAGAAGTGCGAGGTGAACGGTGCAGGGGCGCACCCTCTCTTCGCCTTCCTGCGGGAGGCCCTGCCAGCCCCCAGCGACGATGCCACTGCGCTCATGACTGATCCCAAGCTCATCACCTGGTCTCCGGTGTGCCGCAACGATGTTGCCTGGAACTTCGAGAAGTTCCTGGTGGGCCCTGACGGTGTGCCCGTACGCAGGTACAGCCGCCGCTTCCAGACCATTGACATCGAGCCTGACATCGAAGCCCTCCTGTCTCAAGGTCCCAGCAGTGCCTAG
- the RHOA gene encoding transforming protein RhoA isoform X4: MCFSIDSPDSLENIPEKWTPEVKHFCPNVPIILVGNKKDLRNDEHTRRELAKMKQEPVKPEEGRDMANRIGAFGYMECSAKTKDGVREVFEMATRAALQARRGKKKSGCLVL, from the exons ATGTGTTTTTCCATCGACAGCCCTGATAGTTTAG aaaacatcCCAGAAAAGTGGACCCCGGAAGTCAAGCATTTCTGTCCCAACGTGCCCATCATCCTGGTTGGGAATAAGAAGGATCTTCGGAATGATGAGCACACAAGGCGGGAGCTAGCCAAGATGAAGCAG gAGCCGGTGAAACCTGAAGAAGGCAGAGATATGGCAAACAGGATTGGTGCTTTTGGGTACATGGAGTGTTCAGCAAAGACCAAAGATGGAGTGAGAGAGGTTTTTGAAATGGCTACGAGAGCTGCTCTGCAAGCTAGACGTGGGAAGAAAAAATCTGGGTGCCTTGTCTTGTGA
- the RHOA gene encoding transforming protein RhoA isoform X3, translated as MAAIRKKLVIVGDGACGKTCLLIVFSKDQFPEVYVPTVFENYVADIEVDGKQVELALWDTAGQEDYDRLRPLSYPDTDVILMCFSIDSPDSLENIPEKWTPEVKHFCPNVPIILVGNKKDLRNDEHTRRELAKMKQESQSVARLECCGTILAHHNLRLPGSSNSLASAS; from the exons ATGGCTGCCATCCGGAAGAAACTAGTGATTGTTGGTGATGGAGCCTGTGGAAAGACATGCTTGCTCATAGTCTTCAGCAAGGACCAGTTCCCAGAGGTGTATGTGCCCACAGTGTTTGAGAACTATGTGGCAGATATCGAGGTGGATGGAAAACAG GTAGAGTTGGCTTTGTGGGACACAGCTGGGCAGGAAGATTATGATCGCCTGAGGCCCCTCTCCTACCCAGATACCGATGTTATACTGATGTGTTTTTCCATCGACAGCCCTGATAGTTTAG aaaacatcCCAGAAAAGTGGACCCCGGAAGTCAAGCATTTCTGTCCCAACGTGCCCATCATCCTGGTTGGGAATAAGAAGGATCTTCGGAATGATGAGCACACAAGGCGGGAGCTAGCCAAGATGAAGCAG gagtctcagtctgttgccaggctagagtgctgtggcacgatcttggctcaccacaacctccgcctcccaggttcaagcaattcccttgcctcagcctcctga
- the RHOA gene encoding transforming protein RhoA isoform X2, giving the protein MAAIRKKLVIVGDGACGKTCLLIVFSKDQFPEVYVPTVFENYVEDYDRLRPLSYPDTDVILMCFSIDSPDSLENIPEKWTPEVKHFCPNVPIILVGNKKDLRNDEHTRRELAKMKQEPVKPEEGRDMANRIGAFGYMECSAKTKDGVREVFEMATRAALQARRGKKKSGCLVL; this is encoded by the exons ATGGCTGCCATCCGGAAGAAACTAGTGATTGTTGGTGATGGAGCCTGTGGAAAGACATGCTTGCTCATAGTCTTCAGCAAGGACCAGTTCCCAGAGGTGTATGTGCCCACAGTGTTTGAGAACTATGTG GAAGATTATGATCGCCTGAGGCCCCTCTCCTACCCAGATACCGATGTTATACTGATGTGTTTTTCCATCGACAGCCCTGATAGTTTAG aaaacatcCCAGAAAAGTGGACCCCGGAAGTCAAGCATTTCTGTCCCAACGTGCCCATCATCCTGGTTGGGAATAAGAAGGATCTTCGGAATGATGAGCACACAAGGCGGGAGCTAGCCAAGATGAAGCAG gAGCCGGTGAAACCTGAAGAAGGCAGAGATATGGCAAACAGGATTGGTGCTTTTGGGTACATGGAGTGTTCAGCAAAGACCAAAGATGGAGTGAGAGAGGTTTTTGAAATGGCTACGAGAGCTGCTCTGCAAGCTAGACGTGGGAAGAAAAAATCTGGGTGCCTTGTCTTGTGA
- the GPX1 gene encoding glutathione peroxidase 1 isoform X2 — translation MCAARLAAAAVYAFSARPLAGGEPVSLGSLRGKVLLIENVASLUGTTVRDYTQMNELQRRLGPRGLVVLGFPCNQFGHQNAKNEEILNSLKYVRPGGGFEPNFMLFEKCEVNGAGAHPLFAFLREALPAPSDDATALMTDPKLITWSPVCRNDVAWNFEKFLVGPDGVPVRRYSRRFQTIDIEPDIEALLSQGPSSA, via the exons ATGTGTGCTGCTCGGCTAGCGGCGGCGGCGGTGTACGCCTTCTCGGCGCGCCCGCTGGCCGGCGGGGAGCCTGTGAGCCTGGGCTCCCTAAGGGGCAAGGTGCTACTTATCGAGAATGTGGCGTCCCTCTGAGGCACCACGGTCCGGGACTACACCCAGATGAACGAGCTGCAGCGGCGCCTTGGGCCCCGGGGCCTGGTGGTGCTCGGCTTCCCGTGCAACCAGTTTGGGCATCAG AACGCCAAGAACGAAGAGATTCTGAATTCTCTCAAGTACGTCCGACCTGGTGGTGGGTTCGAGCCCAACTTCATGCTCTTCGAGAAGTGCGAGGTGAACGGTGCAGGGGCGCACCCTCTCTTCGCCTTCCTGCGGGAGGCCCTGCCAGCCCCCAGCGACGATGCCACTGCGCTCATGACTGATCCCAAGCTCATCACCTGGTCTCCGGTGTGCCGCAACGATGTTGCCTGGAACTTCGAGAAGTTCCTGGTGGGCCCTGACGGTGTGCCCGTACGCAGGTACAGCCGCCGCTTCCAGACCATTGACATCGAGCCTGACATCGAAGCCCTCCTGTCTCAAGGTCCCAGCAGTGCCTAG